One window of the Archangium primigenium genome contains the following:
- a CDS encoding sulfurtransferase TusA family protein codes for MRPDVRVDASGTFCPVPILEIAKAMRRAAPGSLVELVATDAGVAADLPAWCEATGHELLGLERRDTLWVGWVRKAGG; via the coding sequence ATGCGACCGGACGTGCGCGTGGACGCCTCGGGCACCTTCTGCCCGGTTCCCATCCTGGAGATCGCCAAGGCCATGCGCCGCGCGGCACCGGGCTCCCTCGTGGAGCTGGTGGCCACCGACGCCGGCGTGGCCGCGGATCTGCCCGCGTGGTGCGAGGCCACGGGCCACGAGCTGCTCGGCCTGGAGCGACGCGACACCCTCTGGGTGGGCTGGGTCCGCAAGGCGGGAGGATGA
- a CDS encoding DsbA family protein: MKPNVLVALLVGLLLGFATGYSVKGGKGATEGSRPVAAAPNAPRDGKPSDSTLFRVPIDGSPTKGSADALVTLVEFSDYQCPFCARADATVVQLQKDYGDKLRVVMKQNPLSFHPRAKPAALGALAAGEQGKYWEFHAKLFANSRDLEDKDLEKHAQELGLDMNKWKTDMSSQKLSAVIDRDQAMAGKLGANGTPAFFINGRFLSGAQPLDKFKTVIDAELANAEALVRSGTKPSEVYAAVMAKGVDSVPRAAPQAAEAPAQAYRKVDVPNDSPSFGPKDAKVTIVEWSDFECPFCGRVGPTLKQIKETYPKDVRVMFRHQPLPFHPNAKPAAVASMAAHEQGKFWEYHDKLFANQKALDRASLEKYAQELGLNMGQFKAAMDSGKLGDKVEADSAAGNAVGANGTPTFFINGREIVGAQPFDNFKRIIEEEKARADKLLAAGTKPADLYARLIEEGVKSNGAAPAPAAQAAAAEPAVQNIEVGNAPAKGPKNAPVTIVTYSDFECPFCSRVVPTLAQLEKDYKGKIRVAFKNQPLPFHANAKPAALAALAANEQGKFWEYHDKLFANQRALDRASLEKYAQELGLNMGQFKAAMDSNKFEAQLNADMAEATRVGVNGTPSFFINGRSLVGAQPVDAFKRVIDEELKKKGTVAADQK; this comes from the coding sequence ATGAAACCCAATGTACTCGTGGCCCTCCTGGTGGGCCTGTTGCTGGGATTCGCCACCGGCTACTCCGTGAAGGGTGGCAAGGGCGCCACCGAGGGCAGCCGCCCCGTGGCCGCCGCCCCCAACGCGCCCCGTGATGGCAAGCCCTCCGACAGCACCCTGTTCCGCGTGCCCATCGACGGCTCGCCCACCAAGGGCAGCGCCGACGCGCTCGTCACGCTGGTGGAGTTCTCCGACTATCAGTGCCCGTTCTGCGCGCGCGCCGACGCCACGGTGGTGCAGTTGCAGAAGGACTACGGCGACAAGCTGCGCGTGGTCATGAAGCAGAACCCGCTGTCCTTCCACCCGCGCGCCAAGCCGGCCGCGCTCGGCGCCCTGGCCGCCGGTGAGCAGGGCAAGTACTGGGAGTTCCACGCCAAGCTGTTCGCCAACAGCCGCGACCTCGAGGACAAGGACCTGGAGAAGCACGCCCAGGAGCTCGGCCTCGACATGAACAAGTGGAAGACGGACATGAGCAGCCAGAAGCTGTCGGCCGTCATCGATCGGGACCAGGCCATGGCCGGCAAGCTCGGCGCCAACGGCACCCCGGCCTTCTTCATCAACGGCCGCTTCCTGTCGGGCGCCCAGCCCCTGGACAAGTTCAAGACCGTCATCGACGCGGAGCTCGCCAACGCCGAGGCGCTGGTGCGCTCGGGCACCAAGCCCTCCGAGGTGTACGCCGCCGTGATGGCCAAGGGCGTGGACTCCGTGCCGCGCGCCGCCCCCCAGGCCGCCGAGGCTCCCGCCCAGGCCTACCGCAAGGTGGACGTGCCCAACGACTCCCCGTCCTTCGGTCCCAAGGACGCCAAGGTGACGATCGTCGAGTGGTCCGACTTCGAGTGCCCCTTCTGCGGCCGCGTGGGCCCCACGCTCAAGCAGATCAAGGAGACGTACCCCAAGGACGTGCGCGTGATGTTCCGCCACCAGCCCCTGCCCTTCCACCCCAACGCCAAGCCCGCCGCCGTGGCGTCCATGGCCGCGCACGAGCAGGGCAAGTTCTGGGAGTACCACGACAAGCTCTTCGCCAATCAGAAGGCCCTGGATCGCGCCTCGCTGGAGAAGTACGCCCAGGAGCTGGGCCTGAACATGGGCCAGTTCAAGGCCGCCATGGACTCGGGCAAGCTCGGCGACAAGGTGGAGGCCGACTCCGCCGCCGGTAACGCCGTGGGCGCCAATGGCACCCCGACCTTCTTCATCAACGGCCGCGAGATCGTGGGCGCCCAGCCCTTCGACAACTTCAAGCGCATCATCGAGGAGGAGAAGGCCCGCGCGGACAAGCTGCTGGCCGCTGGCACCAAGCCGGCCGACCTGTACGCCAGGCTCATCGAGGAGGGCGTGAAGTCCAATGGCGCCGCCCCCGCGCCGGCCGCCCAGGCCGCCGCCGCCGAGCCCGCCGTGCAGAACATCGAGGTCGGCAACGCTCCGGCCAAGGGCCCGAAGAACGCCCCCGTCACCATCGTGACCTACTCGGACTTCGAGTGCCCCTTCTGCAGCCGCGTGGTGCCCACGCTCGCGCAGCTGGAGAAGGACTACAAGGGCAAGATCCGCGTGGCCTTCAAGAACCAGCCCCTGCCCTTCCACGCCAACGCCAAGCCCGCGGCGCTCGCGGCCCTGGCCGCCAACGAGCAGGGCAAGTTCTGGGAGTACCACGACAAGCTCTTCGCCAATCAGCGCGCCCTGGATCGCGCCTCGCTGGAGAAGTACGCCCAGGAGCTGGGCCTGAACATGGGCCAGTTCAAGGCCGCCATGGACTCCAACAAGTTCGAGGCGCAGCTCAACGCGGACATGGCCGAGGCCACCCGCGTGGGCGTCAACGGCACCCCGAGCTTCTTCATCAACGGCCGCTCGCTCGTGGGCGCCCAGCCCGTGGACGCCTTCAAGCGCGTCATCGACGAGGAGCTCAAGAAGAAGGGCACGGTCGCCGCGGATCAGAAGTAG
- a CDS encoding RidA family protein — translation MARKTVHSDDAPKAIGPYSQAVQVDAGKMTFLSGQIPLDPKTMEMVTGDVVAQTEQVMKNLGAVLQAAGLDFSHVVRCTIFLTDLGDFARVNEVYGRSFPGAPPARATVQVSALPRGSKVEIDAIAVS, via the coding sequence ATGGCTCGCAAGACGGTGCACTCCGACGACGCCCCCAAGGCGATTGGGCCCTACTCGCAGGCGGTGCAGGTGGACGCCGGGAAGATGACCTTCCTGTCCGGTCAGATTCCCCTGGATCCCAAGACGATGGAGATGGTGACCGGAGACGTCGTCGCCCAGACCGAGCAGGTGATGAAGAACCTGGGCGCGGTGCTCCAGGCCGCGGGCCTCGACTTCTCGCACGTGGTGCGCTGCACCATCTTCCTCACCGACCTGGGTGACTTCGCCCGGGTGAACGAGGTCTACGGCCGCTCCTTCCCCGGCGCGCCCCCGGCCCGCGCCACGGTGCAGGTGTCCGCGCTGCCCCGCGGCTCCAAGGTGGAGATCGACGCCATCGCCGTGTCCTGA
- a CDS encoding ABC transporter permease: protein MNGLNETVVIWSAECRRTLRSSRVVALLGLYSLFSLVVFLAAIFLRSIVQQMVDAGMMPPSEELPLSVRGVYYLSLFFLPLYIALMGFDQVSGEVGPRSIRYLTVRSRRSSIVLGKLLAQTTVLWALVFALDFGLCVYTAFTTPGFGAGAFARYLVHFWVASALYSFAFLSLTALCSCLTTSPAVSLILNLAVLLSSLILWMTALADEGNPVRTARYLSPLRYSLGLLSPETTQVALSAAAYAVFSVLFLGGALAALRTRDL from the coding sequence TTGAACGGACTGAACGAAACCGTGGTGATCTGGAGCGCCGAGTGTCGGCGCACCCTGCGCAGCTCGCGCGTGGTGGCGCTGCTCGGGCTCTACAGCCTCTTCTCGCTGGTCGTCTTCCTCGCGGCGATCTTCCTGCGCTCCATCGTGCAGCAGATGGTGGATGCCGGGATGATGCCGCCCAGCGAGGAGTTGCCGCTGTCGGTGCGGGGCGTCTACTACCTGAGCCTCTTCTTCCTGCCGCTGTACATCGCGCTGATGGGCTTCGATCAGGTGAGCGGCGAGGTGGGCCCGCGCTCCATCCGCTACCTCACGGTGCGCTCGCGCCGCTCGTCCATCGTCCTGGGCAAGCTGCTGGCCCAGACCACGGTGCTCTGGGCGCTCGTGTTCGCGCTGGACTTCGGGCTGTGTGTCTACACGGCCTTCACCACGCCGGGCTTCGGCGCCGGCGCCTTCGCGCGCTACCTCGTGCACTTCTGGGTGGCCTCGGCGCTCTACTCCTTCGCCTTCCTGAGCCTCACCGCGCTGTGCTCGTGCCTCACGACCAGCCCCGCGGTGAGCCTCATCCTCAACCTGGCCGTGCTGCTCTCCTCCCTCATCCTGTGGATGACGGCGCTGGCCGACGAGGGCAACCCCGTGCGCACCGCGCGCTACCTCTCGCCCCTGCGCTACTCGCTCGGGCTCTTGTCTCCGGAGACCACGCAGGTGGCCCTCAGCGCCGCGGCCTACGCCGTCTTCTCGGTGCTCTTCCTCGGCGGTGCCCTGGCCGCCCTGCGCACGAGGGATCTGTGA
- a CDS encoding RelA/SpoT family protein, with product MIRLNDILQRVASYHPDPDLDIIKKAYVYSAKVHQGQLRKSGEPYLIHPLEVAGLLAELKLDEASIVTGLLHDTIEDTLATSEELTELFGPEVAQLVDGVTKLSKFSASATLSQEEKQAENFRKMIIAMAQDIRVILVKLADRTHNMRTLDHMSEEKQRRIAQETLDIYAPLANRLGISWVKTELEDLSFRYVKPQDFLTLQDKLGKRKKEREKYIEDVSTLINTKLAERGLKGDVSGRFKHVYSIYKKMKSQGIEFEQIHDIIAFRIITNSMPACYEALGLVHQLWKPVPGRFKDFIAIPKPNMYQSLHTTVVGPLGERIEVQIRTPDMHKVAEEGIAAHWAYKEGKALSVSKDDEKFAWLRQLMEWQQDLKDPKEFLETVKVDLFTDEVFVFTPRGDVKSLPRGATPVDFAYAIHSDVGGRCVGSKVNGKIVPLRYKLKNGDTVEVLTSPQAHPSKDWLTFVKTSRAQQRIRAFIKQQQREKSLQLGRELLERELKRYQLTFNRLLKNGEMKKVCEELGFRVEDDLLVAIGYGKVVPNQVLARVVPPERLAASSADSRTAPSSDSNGHSGSGMLPGLSKVTDFAKKLVGKQNSSGVQIGGVDDILVRFGRCCNPVPGDPIAGFITRGRGVTVHTVGCDKALATDPERRVDVSWDVRGDFKRPVTLRVLTTERTGMLADISNTFSKKGVNISQANCRATGDERAVNTFEVTITDLKQLTDLMRTIERLPGVYSVERI from the coding sequence ATGATCCGCCTGAACGACATCCTCCAACGGGTGGCCTCCTATCACCCGGACCCCGACCTGGACATCATCAAGAAGGCTTACGTCTATTCGGCCAAGGTGCACCAGGGCCAATTGCGCAAGTCCGGTGAGCCCTACCTCATACATCCCCTGGAGGTCGCCGGCCTGCTCGCGGAGCTCAAGCTCGACGAGGCCTCCATCGTCACCGGTCTGCTCCACGACACGATCGAGGACACGCTCGCCACGTCCGAGGAGCTGACCGAGCTGTTCGGTCCCGAAGTCGCCCAACTCGTGGACGGCGTGACCAAGCTGTCCAAGTTCTCCGCCTCGGCCACGCTCTCCCAGGAGGAGAAGCAGGCGGAGAACTTCCGCAAGATGATCATCGCGATGGCGCAGGACATCCGCGTCATCCTGGTCAAGCTCGCCGACCGCACCCACAACATGCGGACCCTGGACCACATGTCCGAGGAGAAGCAGCGGCGGATCGCCCAGGAGACCCTGGACATCTACGCCCCGCTCGCCAACCGCCTGGGCATCAGCTGGGTGAAGACCGAGCTGGAGGACCTGTCCTTCCGCTACGTCAAGCCCCAGGACTTCCTCACGCTCCAGGACAAGCTGGGCAAGCGCAAGAAGGAGCGCGAGAAGTACATCGAGGACGTGAGCACCCTCATCAACACCAAGCTCGCCGAGCGCGGGCTCAAGGGGGACGTGAGCGGCCGCTTCAAGCACGTCTACAGCATCTACAAGAAGATGAAGTCGCAGGGGATCGAGTTCGAGCAGATCCACGACATCATCGCCTTTCGCATCATCACCAACTCCATGCCCGCCTGCTACGAGGCGCTGGGGCTGGTGCATCAGCTGTGGAAGCCCGTGCCGGGGCGCTTCAAGGACTTCATCGCCATCCCCAAGCCCAACATGTACCAGTCCCTGCACACCACGGTGGTGGGGCCGCTGGGCGAGCGGATCGAAGTGCAGATCCGCACCCCGGACATGCACAAGGTGGCCGAGGAAGGCATCGCCGCGCACTGGGCCTACAAGGAAGGCAAGGCGCTGTCCGTCAGCAAGGACGACGAGAAGTTCGCCTGGCTGCGCCAGCTCATGGAGTGGCAGCAGGACCTCAAGGATCCCAAGGAGTTCCTCGAGACGGTGAAGGTGGACCTCTTCACCGACGAGGTCTTCGTCTTCACGCCCCGCGGTGACGTGAAGAGCCTGCCCCGGGGCGCCACGCCCGTGGACTTCGCCTACGCCATCCACTCGGACGTGGGCGGGCGGTGCGTGGGCTCCAAGGTGAACGGGAAGATCGTTCCCCTGCGCTACAAGCTCAAGAACGGGGACACGGTGGAGGTGCTCACCAGCCCCCAGGCGCACCCGTCCAAGGACTGGCTCACCTTCGTCAAGACGAGCCGTGCCCAGCAGCGCATCCGCGCCTTCATCAAGCAGCAGCAGCGCGAGAAGAGCCTGCAGCTCGGCCGCGAGCTGCTCGAGCGCGAGCTCAAGCGCTACCAGCTCACCTTCAACCGCCTGCTCAAGAACGGCGAGATGAAGAAGGTCTGCGAAGAGCTCGGCTTCCGGGTGGAGGACGACCTGCTGGTGGCCATCGGCTACGGCAAGGTGGTGCCCAACCAGGTGCTCGCGCGGGTGGTGCCTCCGGAGCGGCTCGCGGCCTCCTCGGCCGACAGCCGCACCGCCCCCAGCTCCGACTCCAACGGACACTCGGGCTCCGGCATGCTGCCCGGCCTGTCCAAGGTCACCGACTTCGCCAAGAAGCTGGTGGGCAAGCAGAACAGCAGCGGCGTGCAGATCGGCGGCGTGGACGACATCCTCGTGCGCTTCGGGCGCTGTTGTAACCCCGTGCCGGGGGACCCCATCGCTGGCTTCATCACCCGTGGGCGAGGGGTCACGGTTCACACGGTGGGTTGTGACAAGGCGCTCGCCACGGATCCCGAGCGCCGCGTGGACGTGTCCTGGGACGTGCGCGGCGACTTCAAGCGCCCCGTCACGCTGCGGGTGCTCACCACCGAGCGCACCGGCATGCTGGCGGACATCTCCAACACCTTCTCGAAGAAGGGCGTCAACATCTCCCAGGCCAACTGCCGGGCCACGGGCGACGAGCGCGCGGTGAACACCTTCGAGGTCACCATCACCGACCTCAAGCAGCTCACCGACCTCATGCGCACCATCGAGCGCCTGCCTGGCGTCTACTCCGTCGAGCGCATCTGA
- a CDS encoding ATP-binding cassette domain-containing protein, which produces MSDTAIELVEVSRRFGPKLAVDGVSLRIQRGEVYGLIGPNGAGKTTTFAMMCGYLKPSQGSVRVMGVEPTQEGALKGKLGVLPQDAVLPGNWKVGALLVYWASLSGLAGPEGEARGALEKVGLAEAWNVETHALSHGMAKRVALAQALMGRPPLVLLDEPTAGMDPKIAHQVRQVIQEMRGQQTVVVSSHNLQELEQLCDAAAILDRGRLVQAGSLADLTRQTAEFRVQVARGTVLLPEVQALAGVVSARLEGESLLHVRFDGEAHPPEEVISRVVGHLLQTGVLILGVSRGQRLEERVLQLT; this is translated from the coding sequence GTGAGCGACACGGCCATCGAACTCGTCGAGGTCAGCCGCCGCTTCGGCCCCAAGCTGGCGGTGGACGGCGTGAGCCTGCGCATCCAGCGGGGCGAGGTGTACGGCCTCATCGGCCCCAACGGCGCCGGCAAGACGACCACCTTCGCCATGATGTGCGGCTACCTCAAGCCGAGCCAGGGCAGCGTCCGGGTGATGGGGGTGGAGCCCACGCAGGAGGGCGCGCTCAAGGGCAAGCTGGGCGTGCTGCCGCAGGACGCGGTCCTTCCCGGCAACTGGAAGGTGGGCGCCTTGCTCGTCTACTGGGCGAGCCTCAGCGGGCTGGCCGGGCCGGAGGGCGAGGCGCGCGGCGCGCTGGAGAAGGTCGGCCTCGCCGAGGCGTGGAACGTGGAGACCCATGCCCTGTCGCACGGCATGGCCAAGCGCGTGGCCCTCGCCCAGGCGCTCATGGGCCGCCCTCCCTTGGTGCTGCTCGACGAGCCCACCGCGGGCATGGATCCGAAGATCGCCCACCAGGTGCGCCAGGTCATCCAGGAGATGCGCGGCCAGCAGACGGTGGTGGTCTCCAGCCACAACCTCCAGGAGCTGGAGCAGCTGTGCGACGCGGCGGCCATCCTGGATCGCGGGCGGCTCGTGCAGGCGGGCAGCCTCGCCGACCTCACGCGGCAGACGGCCGAGTTCCGCGTCCAGGTGGCGCGGGGCACGGTGCTGCTGCCCGAGGTGCAGGCGCTCGCGGGCGTCGTGTCCGCGCGCCTGGAGGGTGAGAGCCTGCTGCACGTGCGCTTCGACGGAGAGGCCCACCCGCCCGAGGAGGTCATCAGCCGGGTGGTGGGACACCTGCTCCAGACGGGGGTGCTCATCCTCGGCGTGTCGCGGGGCCAACGGCTGGAGGAGCGCGTCCTGCAGCTGACGTGA
- a CDS encoding cytochrome P450, protein MTAQRPNIYAPEIWNDPHAFYASLRREAPVRQVDPGGMWAVTRYEDVLHVLKNPQLFSSEGFRAGVQPDWLQMRNPVVDSILVMDPPSHTRLRSLITRTFSASGVARLEPSIRDSARSIVDDMLARRRVDFVEAMALALPSRALSSLLGVDAALAPRFKAWADAVTGVGITPADAPEARKAELVATLEDLTHHLKAVLALRRHQPGPDVVTDLLQARAQGGVASDEELLGFLVLLLVAGLETTYDLLGLCGLTLADHPELWARLKQDRALVPRFVEEVLRFESPSQSTLRTTTQETEVGGVRLPKGAVVLVQFVSANRDESVYRDAHRFDLDRTGVPSLAFGQGIHFCVGAPLARLEARLAVETLLERCDRLVREPGPVTWNVAVTTRGPAVLPMELFPA, encoded by the coding sequence ATGACCGCCCAGCGACCCAACATCTACGCCCCCGAGATCTGGAACGACCCGCACGCCTTCTACGCCTCGCTGCGGCGCGAGGCGCCCGTGCGGCAGGTGGACCCGGGCGGCATGTGGGCGGTGACGCGCTACGAGGACGTGCTCCATGTCCTCAAGAATCCGCAGCTCTTCTCGTCCGAGGGCTTCCGCGCGGGCGTGCAGCCCGACTGGCTCCAGATGCGCAACCCCGTGGTCGACTCCATCCTGGTGATGGATCCGCCCTCGCATACCCGCCTGCGCTCGCTCATCACCCGGACCTTCTCGGCCTCGGGCGTGGCCCGTCTGGAGCCGTCCATCCGGGACTCGGCGCGCTCCATCGTCGATGACATGCTGGCGCGCCGCCGGGTGGACTTCGTCGAGGCGATGGCGCTGGCGCTGCCCTCACGCGCCCTGAGCTCGCTGCTGGGCGTGGATGCCGCCCTGGCCCCGCGCTTCAAGGCCTGGGCGGATGCGGTGACGGGCGTCGGCATCACCCCCGCGGACGCCCCCGAGGCGCGCAAGGCCGAGCTGGTGGCCACCCTGGAGGATCTCACGCACCACCTGAAGGCGGTCCTCGCGCTGCGCCGGCACCAGCCCGGGCCCGACGTGGTGACGGACCTGCTGCAGGCCCGGGCTCAAGGGGGCGTGGCGTCGGACGAGGAGCTGCTGGGCTTCCTCGTCCTGCTGCTCGTCGCCGGCCTGGAGACGACGTACGACCTGCTGGGCCTCTGCGGCCTGACGCTGGCGGACCACCCGGAACTCTGGGCGCGCTTGAAGCAGGACCGCGCGCTCGTGCCCCGCTTCGTCGAGGAGGTCCTGCGCTTCGAGTCCCCCTCCCAGTCCACCCTGCGCACCACCACCCAGGAGACGGAGGTGGGCGGGGTGCGGCTGCCCAAGGGCGCCGTCGTCCTGGTGCAGTTCGTCTCGGCCAACCGGGACGAGTCGGTCTACCGCGACGCCCACCGCTTCGACCTGGATCGCACGGGCGTGCCCAGCCTGGCCTTCGGCCAGGGCATCCACTTCTGCGTGGGCGCGCCCCTGGCCCGCCTGGAGGCGCGGCTGGCCGTGGAGACGCTGCTGGAGCGGTGTGACCGGCTGGTGCGCGAGCCCGGTCCCGTGACGTGGAACGTGGCGGTGACCACCCGAGGCCCCGCCGTGCTCCCGATGGAGCTCTTCCCCGCCTAG
- a CDS encoding FHA domain-containing protein, protein MSQLLLSVLAVVCPTCDGHNPARAEACTTCGTALQASARTAARPSARPGAGPAPGPPGMKPSSRTPPPMAAAGGVPVARPPPGARPPVSAPPVPGPPVSTPAARPPAAPPPPPGVARPAARPPAAASRFGLMVVSGSARGQRFKLPVTGCTVGRSRGAILFADDVYVSALHASFLIRDNVLLVRDEASASGLYVTISGAEALTPYAFFSVGQRLFRFLGKLDAPPPLAGRPIVYGAPVPPGQGVYGVEEVLVGGRSGRAVVTSAPLLTIGQANCDFCYAQEEGLAGRHCELSFTPTGAQLRDLSGGLGTYVRIPSGVEKALRPGDRVRMGQHVVQVELMA, encoded by the coding sequence ATGTCACAGCTCCTGCTGTCCGTTCTCGCCGTGGTCTGCCCGACCTGTGACGGCCACAATCCCGCCCGTGCCGAGGCGTGTACCACCTGTGGCACCGCCCTCCAGGCCTCCGCCCGGACGGCCGCCCGCCCCTCGGCCAGGCCCGGGGCAGGGCCCGCCCCGGGTCCGCCGGGGATGAAGCCCTCGAGCCGGACCCCGCCCCCCATGGCCGCCGCCGGAGGGGTGCCCGTGGCGCGCCCGCCGCCCGGCGCCCGGCCCCCCGTGTCCGCGCCGCCCGTCCCTGGGCCGCCCGTGTCCACGCCCGCCGCCCGCCCGCCCGCCGCGCCGCCGCCCCCTCCTGGGGTGGCCCGTCCCGCCGCGCGTCCGCCCGCGGCCGCCTCGCGCTTCGGGTTGATGGTGGTGTCGGGCTCGGCCCGCGGGCAGCGCTTCAAGCTGCCGGTGACCGGCTGCACGGTGGGCCGCTCGCGCGGCGCCATCCTCTTCGCGGATGACGTCTACGTGTCCGCGCTGCATGCCTCCTTCCTCATCCGCGACAACGTGCTGCTCGTGCGCGACGAGGCCAGCGCCTCGGGCCTGTACGTCACCATCTCCGGTGCCGAGGCCCTGACGCCCTACGCCTTCTTCAGCGTGGGCCAGCGCCTGTTCCGCTTCCTCGGCAAGCTCGACGCGCCGCCGCCCCTGGCGGGCCGGCCCATCGTCTACGGCGCGCCGGTGCCTCCCGGCCAGGGCGTCTATGGCGTGGAGGAGGTGCTCGTGGGCGGGCGCAGCGGACGCGCGGTGGTCACCTCCGCCCCCCTGCTCACCATCGGCCAGGCCAACTGCGACTTCTGCTACGCGCAGGAGGAGGGACTGGCCGGACGGCACTGCGAGCTGAGCTTCACCCCCACGGGCGCCCAGTTGCGGGACTTGTCGGGCGGGCTCGGCACCTACGTGCGCATCCCCTCGGGCGTGGAGAAGGCCCTGCGGCCGGGAGACCGGGTGCGCATGGGCCAGCACGTCGTCCAGGTGGAGCTGATGGCCTGA
- a CDS encoding DUF3142 domain-containing protein has translation MLRRLVPGLLLTGLCVCTPPAEPPARPPPRLVLWAWERPEDLRFLSPADAEVAFLAATVHLTEESFRVVPRRQPLRLPPGLRPRATVRLEMRGGASLAHVPEALRQRVAEGLVDVARRMDAAGLQLDFDARESEHPAYLRLLEEVRARLPQGTPLSITALVSWCTRDGWLTRAPVEEVVPQWFRMGADGAAHEARLRRAPVAPCLHSLGVAMDEWRAPPSFASTVYVFNPRPWTALAFQTARSKVVTQVVTP, from the coding sequence ATGCTCCGACGGCTCGTCCCAGGGCTGCTGCTCACCGGCCTCTGCGTCTGCACGCCCCCCGCCGAGCCTCCCGCGCGGCCCCCTCCCCGGCTCGTGCTGTGGGCCTGGGAGCGGCCCGAGGACCTGCGCTTCCTGTCGCCGGCGGACGCCGAGGTCGCCTTCCTCGCGGCCACGGTCCACCTCACCGAGGAGTCCTTCCGCGTGGTGCCCCGCCGCCAGCCGCTCCGCCTGCCCCCGGGTCTGCGGCCCCGGGCCACCGTGCGCCTGGAGATGCGCGGGGGGGCCTCGCTCGCGCACGTGCCCGAGGCCCTGCGCCAGCGCGTGGCGGAGGGGCTCGTGGACGTCGCCCGGCGGATGGACGCCGCGGGCCTGCAGCTCGACTTCGACGCGCGGGAGTCCGAGCACCCGGCCTACCTGCGGTTGCTGGAGGAGGTGCGCGCCCGGCTCCCCCAGGGCACGCCCCTGTCCATCACCGCCCTGGTGTCCTGGTGCACGCGGGACGGGTGGCTCACCCGGGCGCCCGTGGAGGAGGTCGTGCCGCAATGGTTCCGCATGGGCGCGGACGGCGCCGCGCATGAGGCCCGGCTGCGACGCGCCCCGGTGGCGCCGTGCCTGCACAGCCTCGGCGTGGCGATGGACGAGTGGCGCGCCCCACCCTCCTTCGCTTCCACGGTCTACGTGTTCAACCCGCGTCCCTGGACCGCCCTGGCGTTCCAGACGGCACGCTCGAAGGTGGTGACTCAGGTGGTGACTCCATGA